A portion of the Deltaproteobacteria bacterium genome contains these proteins:
- a CDS encoding HAMP domain-containing histidine kinase produces MRDPSFLRVSLEGLRHHLILTRRITTMRDTAQNAETADHHDHSAQKKYDLLKSQFLAIMSHELRTPLTVICGHLSLLTDGVRGDLSDEVRYGLTKAMEASGHLVRLVNNLLDLTWLSAGSMEIRRGPADLGALLEELARQWSGAIKDRSVVLLKEISPLVPQIETDEKHLKKILDNLLDNAIKFTREGKIVLGARSREDAVEVWVADTGIGISREAREFIFDAFRQVDASDTRSYQGMGLGLALSKKLVRLLGGRIEVESETGRGSTFRVILPRGSPYADKDFGC; encoded by the coding sequence ATGAGGGACCCGTCCTTTCTGAGAGTCTCGCTGGAAGGCCTACGACATCACCTGATCCTGACCAGAAGAATTACGACCATGAGGGACACAGCTCAAAACGCAGAAACCGCGGACCACCACGACCACTCAGCGCAAAAAAAATACGATCTTCTCAAGTCGCAGTTCTTGGCCATTATGTCCCACGAGCTTCGCACTCCGTTAACTGTCATCTGCGGTCACCTCTCCCTTTTGACCGATGGGGTCAGGGGAGACCTCAGCGATGAGGTGCGCTACGGTTTAACCAAGGCAATGGAAGCCAGTGGTCATCTGGTGAGATTAGTTAATAATCTTTTGGATCTTACATGGTTGTCAGCAGGCAGTATGGAGATCCGAAGAGGGCCTGCGGACCTGGGGGCTCTTCTCGAGGAGCTGGCACGACAATGGAGCGGTGCAATTAAAGATCGCTCCGTTGTGTTACTCAAGGAAATTTCTCCTCTAGTTCCCCAAATCGAAACCGATGAGAAGCATTTGAAGAAGATATTGGATAACCTTCTCGACAACGCGATAAAGTTCACACGGGAGGGGAAAATCGTGCTCGGGGCTCGTTCACGTGAGGATGCCGTAGAGGTCTGGGTAGCTGATACCGGGATCGGAATCAGCCGTGAGGCGCGCGAGTTCATTTTCGACGCATTCCGGCAGGTCGACGCCAGCGATACTCGTTCCTACCAGGGAATGGGGTTGGGGTTGGCCCTGAGCAAGAAATTAGTCCGCCTCTTAGGGGGGAGGATAGAGGTTGAAAGCGAAACAGGTAGGGGGAGCACTTTCCGCGTGATCCTCCCCAGGGGGAGTCCATATGCCGACAAGGATTTTGGTTGTTGA
- a CDS encoding response regulator, which translates to MPTRILVVEDHRDSREILAFMLRSMGYEVIEAANGQEAIEKAGAEEPDSIIMDLGLPGINGIEATVKLKQDPKTAHIPVIAHSAWSEQQYRAAALRAGMVEYLPKPTSPAVFREVLQKILHTQQV; encoded by the coding sequence ATGCCGACAAGGATTTTGGTTGTTGAAGACCATAGGGATTCAAGGGAAATCCTCGCATTTATGCTGCGTAGTATGGGTTACGAGGTTATCGAGGCCGCCAACGGTCAAGAAGCTATAGAAAAAGCCGGGGCTGAAGAGCCAGATTCAATCATTATGGATTTAGGTCTTCCAGGAATTAACGGAATAGAGGCGACAGTCAAGCTCAAGCAGGATCCGAAAACAGCACACATACCGGTCATCGCCCACTCGGCGTGGAGCGAGCAACAATATAGAGCTGCAGCCCTCAGGGCTGGCATGGTGGAATATTTGCCTAAGCCCACTTCTCCTGCGGTTTTTAGAGAAGTGTTGCAGAAAATTCTGCATACCCAGCAGGTGA